Part of the Tenacibaculum sp. SZ-18 genome, AAACAATAAGGACACCACCAATACTTCCTATAATAATCGCATCCATAGGTCCCATTACATCTGCTCCCGCAGTTATTGCTACTAAGCCACCTAAAATCCCATTCAGGAACATTGTTAAGTCTAAATTTTTATACATAATGGTTGAAACAATGGCTGAAAAAACACCTCCAGCAGCAGCTGCTAAACATGTTGTTACCAATGTAAGAGATGTTCCTGCTGGATCAGCCGATAATACTGAACCTCCATTAAATCCGAACCATCCCAACCAAAGAATCAAAACACCTGCTGTTGCTAAAGGAATATTGTGTCCTGGAATCGCTTGTGGCTTTCCATTTCTGAATTTTCCAATTCTTGGACCTAATAACCAAACTGCTACCAAAGCAGCCCAACCACCAACAGAATGAACTAGTGTTGATCCTGCAAAATCATAAAAAGGTGTTTCCATTTTATGTAGAAATCCTTCTCCCCATTTCCATGAACCTGCTATTGGATATACAAAACCAACATAAAAAACAGTAAAAACCATAAATGGTAATATTTTGATTCTCTCTGCCACAGCTCCCGAAACTATTGTTGCTGCAGTTGCTGCGAACATTCCTTGAAATAGAAAATCTGTCCAATACGTGTAGCCAGAATTGTAAGACAAATCTAAAGCATCATTAACCATTGGTGCCTCTAATCCAAACCCTGCAAATGCAAAAATTCCTACTGTATCATCTGCAAAACCAGGATACATTAAATTAAATCCAAATGCGGCATACATTAATAAACCACTGGTAATGATAA contains:
- a CDS encoding ammonium transporter encodes the protein MEQLTTNNVWMMICTALVFFMHLGFAFLEIGLTRQKNTLNILFKNIFIITSGLLMYAAFGFNLMYPGFADDTVGIFAFAGFGLEAPMVNDALDLSYNSGYTYWTDFLFQGMFAATAATIVSGAVAERIKILPFMVFTVFYVGFVYPIAGSWKWGEGFLHKMETPFYDFAGSTLVHSVGGWAALVAVWLLGPRIGKFRNGKPQAIPGHNIPLATAGVLILWLGWFGFNGGSVLSADPAGTSLTLVTTCLAAAAGGVFSAIVSTIMYKNLDLTMFLNGILGGLVAITAGADVMGPMDAIIIGSIGGVLIVLAVNFVDKFKLDDPVGAIAVHLVCGIWGTLAVGIFGNLASGEQFLSQLIGVGTYAVFCVSTAFIIIFTLKKTMGIRVSEKEEIEGLDTHEHGMAAYADFRLNEH